The following are encoded in a window of Urocitellus parryii isolate mUroPar1 chromosome 7, mUroPar1.hap1, whole genome shotgun sequence genomic DNA:
- the Lgals3bp gene encoding galectin-3-binding protein isoform X1, which translates to MALPCLLWVWLLVPGIQELLFLLQLRPRAWRLGAGRLTPPGCAAELGCAGAELDPAPLQLSKISMTVGPPGPHGVKDGDMRLANGAAANEGRVEIFYGGQWGTVCDNLWDLTDASVVCRALGFENATEALGGAAFGPGTGPVMLDEVECTGSEPSLADCRSLGWLKSNCRHKQDASVVCSNETRSAHTLDLSEELSFALGQVFDNQRDCDLFIHVVGQGPEELDLCAHTLILNANPEAQALSGAPGSNVTMSVDSECMPVVRDFIRYFYSRRIEVSLQSVKCFHQLASAYRAQQLQAYCGRLFATLLPQDPSFRAPLDLYAYALATGDALLEELCVQFLAWNFEALTQVEDWLSVPTALLQVLLPRTELTVSSELALLQALDIWSRGTGTSHGEVEDLVQHVRFPMMLPEDLFELQFNLSLYRAHEALFQKKIMQALEFHTVPLPLLAQYRGLNLTEDTYMPRMYTSATWSAMVTRDSRNSQNQRLWYGSRSRSAFPYTPEPYGGRYGPYQSFQTPQHPSFLFRSKLTSWTLLYLPTMQSCWNYGLSCSSGELPVLGLTQSSYRDPTISYENKALILCEGRFVADVTDFEGLKAMIPSAAATNSSRRAAAFPCTSGAFSGFRVAIRPFYLTNTTSLD; encoded by the exons ATGGCTCTCCCTTGCCTCCTCTGGGTGTGGCTGCTGGTCCCCGGGATTCAAG AGCTGCTGTTCCTGCTCCAGCtcagacccagggcctggagGCTGGGGGCCGGCCGGCTGACTCCACCTGGATGTGCTGCTGAGCTGGGGTGTGCTGGAGCTGAGCTGGACCCAGCACCCCTTCAACTTTCCAAAATTTCAATGACAGTGGGTCCCCCAGGACCCCATG GTGTGAAGGATGGGGACATGCGGCTGGCCAACGGGGCCGCGGCCAACGAGGGCCGCGTGGAGATCTTCTACGGAGGGCAGTGGGGCACGGTGTGCGACAACCTCTGGGACCTCACTGACGCCAGTGTGGTCTGCCGGGCGCTGGGGTTCGAGAACGCCACAGAGGCCCTGGGTGGAGCCGCCTTCGGGCCAG GAACGGGCCCTGTCATGCTGGACGAGGTCGAGTGCACAGGCTCAGAGCCCTCCCTGGCCGACTGCAGATCCCTGGGCTGGCTGAAGAGCAACTGCAGGCACAAGCAGGACGCCAGCGTGGTCTGCTCCAACG AAACCAGGAGCGCCCACACCCTCGACCTCTCCGAGGAGCTCTCCTTCGCGCTCGGCCAGGTCTTCGACAACCAGAGGGACTGTGACCTCTTCATCCACGTGGTGGGACAGGGGCCGGAGGAGCTGGACCTCTGTGCCCACACACTGATCCTGAACGCCAACCCCGAGGCGCAGGCCCTGTCGGGGGCGCCGGGCAGCAACGTCACCATGAGCGTGGACTCCGAGTGCATGCCCGTGGTCAGGGACTTTATCAG GTACTTCTACTCCCGGAGGATAGAGGTCTCCCTGCAGTCAGTCAAGTGCTTCCACCAGCTGGCCTCGGCCTACAGGGCCCAGCAGCTGCAGGCCTACTGCGGGCGCCTCTTCGCCACACTGCTCCCCCAGGACCCCTCCTTCCGCGCACCCCTGGACCTCTACGCCTATGCACTGGCCACTGGAGATGCGCTGCTGGAGGAGCTGTGCGTGCAGTTCCTGGCCTGGAACTTTGAGGCCCTGACACAGGTGGAGGACTGGCTGAGTgtccccacagccctgctccaggtgCTGCTTCCCAGGACTGAGTTGACGGTGTCCAGCGAGCTGGCCCTGCTCCAGGCCTTGGACATCTGGAGCAGGGGCACGGGCACCTCCCACGGGGAGGTGGAGGACCTGGTCCAGCATGTCCGCTTCCCCATGATGCTGCCCGAGGACCTCTTTGAGCTGCAGTTcaacctgtccctgtaccgggcTCACGAGGCCCTGTTCCAGAAGAAGATCATGCAGGCCCTGGAGTTCCACACGGTGCCCCTCCCGCTGCTGGCCCAGTACCGAGGCCTGAACCTCACTGAGGACACCTACATGCCCCGGATGTACACCTCAGCCACCTGGAGCGCTATGGTGACGAGGGACTCCAGGAACAGCCAGAACCAGAGGCTGTGGTATGGGTCCCGGTCACGGTCTGCATTCCCGTACACTCCAGAACCTTATGGCGGCAGATATGGGCCCTACCAGTCCTTCCAGACCCCACAACACCCCAGCTTCCTCTTCAGGAGCAAGCTGACGTCCTGGACTCTGCTCTACCTCCCCACCATGCAGAGCTGCTGGAACTATGGGCTGTCCTGCTCCTCCGGAGAGCTCCCCGTGCTGGGCCTCACCCAGTCCAGCTACCGGGACCCCACCATCAGCTACGAGAACAAAGCCCTGATCCTCTGCGAAGGGCGCTTTGTGGCGGATGTCACCGACTTTGAGGGCCTAAAGGCCATGATCCCCAGTGCCGCGGCCACCAACAGTTCCAGGAGGGCTGCCGCCTTCCCCTGCACCTCGGGGGCCTTCAGCGGCTTCCGAGTGGCGATTCGCCCCTTCTATCTGACCAACACCACCAGCCTGGACTAG
- the Lgals3bp gene encoding galectin-3-binding protein isoform X2, with product MALPCLLWVWLLVPGIQGVKDGDMRLANGAAANEGRVEIFYGGQWGTVCDNLWDLTDASVVCRALGFENATEALGGAAFGPGTGPVMLDEVECTGSEPSLADCRSLGWLKSNCRHKQDASVVCSNETRSAHTLDLSEELSFALGQVFDNQRDCDLFIHVVGQGPEELDLCAHTLILNANPEAQALSGAPGSNVTMSVDSECMPVVRDFIRYFYSRRIEVSLQSVKCFHQLASAYRAQQLQAYCGRLFATLLPQDPSFRAPLDLYAYALATGDALLEELCVQFLAWNFEALTQVEDWLSVPTALLQVLLPRTELTVSSELALLQALDIWSRGTGTSHGEVEDLVQHVRFPMMLPEDLFELQFNLSLYRAHEALFQKKIMQALEFHTVPLPLLAQYRGLNLTEDTYMPRMYTSATWSAMVTRDSRNSQNQRLWYGSRSRSAFPYTPEPYGGRYGPYQSFQTPQHPSFLFRSKLTSWTLLYLPTMQSCWNYGLSCSSGELPVLGLTQSSYRDPTISYENKALILCEGRFVADVTDFEGLKAMIPSAAATNSSRRAAAFPCTSGAFSGFRVAIRPFYLTNTTSLD from the exons ATGGCTCTCCCTTGCCTCCTCTGGGTGTGGCTGCTGGTCCCCGGGATTCAAG GTGTGAAGGATGGGGACATGCGGCTGGCCAACGGGGCCGCGGCCAACGAGGGCCGCGTGGAGATCTTCTACGGAGGGCAGTGGGGCACGGTGTGCGACAACCTCTGGGACCTCACTGACGCCAGTGTGGTCTGCCGGGCGCTGGGGTTCGAGAACGCCACAGAGGCCCTGGGTGGAGCCGCCTTCGGGCCAG GAACGGGCCCTGTCATGCTGGACGAGGTCGAGTGCACAGGCTCAGAGCCCTCCCTGGCCGACTGCAGATCCCTGGGCTGGCTGAAGAGCAACTGCAGGCACAAGCAGGACGCCAGCGTGGTCTGCTCCAACG AAACCAGGAGCGCCCACACCCTCGACCTCTCCGAGGAGCTCTCCTTCGCGCTCGGCCAGGTCTTCGACAACCAGAGGGACTGTGACCTCTTCATCCACGTGGTGGGACAGGGGCCGGAGGAGCTGGACCTCTGTGCCCACACACTGATCCTGAACGCCAACCCCGAGGCGCAGGCCCTGTCGGGGGCGCCGGGCAGCAACGTCACCATGAGCGTGGACTCCGAGTGCATGCCCGTGGTCAGGGACTTTATCAG GTACTTCTACTCCCGGAGGATAGAGGTCTCCCTGCAGTCAGTCAAGTGCTTCCACCAGCTGGCCTCGGCCTACAGGGCCCAGCAGCTGCAGGCCTACTGCGGGCGCCTCTTCGCCACACTGCTCCCCCAGGACCCCTCCTTCCGCGCACCCCTGGACCTCTACGCCTATGCACTGGCCACTGGAGATGCGCTGCTGGAGGAGCTGTGCGTGCAGTTCCTGGCCTGGAACTTTGAGGCCCTGACACAGGTGGAGGACTGGCTGAGTgtccccacagccctgctccaggtgCTGCTTCCCAGGACTGAGTTGACGGTGTCCAGCGAGCTGGCCCTGCTCCAGGCCTTGGACATCTGGAGCAGGGGCACGGGCACCTCCCACGGGGAGGTGGAGGACCTGGTCCAGCATGTCCGCTTCCCCATGATGCTGCCCGAGGACCTCTTTGAGCTGCAGTTcaacctgtccctgtaccgggcTCACGAGGCCCTGTTCCAGAAGAAGATCATGCAGGCCCTGGAGTTCCACACGGTGCCCCTCCCGCTGCTGGCCCAGTACCGAGGCCTGAACCTCACTGAGGACACCTACATGCCCCGGATGTACACCTCAGCCACCTGGAGCGCTATGGTGACGAGGGACTCCAGGAACAGCCAGAACCAGAGGCTGTGGTATGGGTCCCGGTCACGGTCTGCATTCCCGTACACTCCAGAACCTTATGGCGGCAGATATGGGCCCTACCAGTCCTTCCAGACCCCACAACACCCCAGCTTCCTCTTCAGGAGCAAGCTGACGTCCTGGACTCTGCTCTACCTCCCCACCATGCAGAGCTGCTGGAACTATGGGCTGTCCTGCTCCTCCGGAGAGCTCCCCGTGCTGGGCCTCACCCAGTCCAGCTACCGGGACCCCACCATCAGCTACGAGAACAAAGCCCTGATCCTCTGCGAAGGGCGCTTTGTGGCGGATGTCACCGACTTTGAGGGCCTAAAGGCCATGATCCCCAGTGCCGCGGCCACCAACAGTTCCAGGAGGGCTGCCGCCTTCCCCTGCACCTCGGGGGCCTTCAGCGGCTTCCGAGTGGCGATTCGCCCCTTCTATCTGACCAACACCACCAGCCTGGACTAG
- the Cant1 gene encoding soluble calcium-activated nucleotidase 1, translating to MPVQPSDHLEWNEPMHSLRITVGGLPVLASMTKAADPRFRPRWRVILTSFVGAALFWLLYSHRPAPGRTLAHNAHNWRLGQTPAAHYNDTYPLSAPQRTPGGLRYRIAVIADLDTESKAQEENTWFSYLKKGYLTLSDSGDKVTIEWDKDHGILESHLAEKGRGMELSDLVVFNGKLYSVDDRTGVIYQIEGTKAVPWVILSDGDGTVEKGFKAEWLAVKDEHLYVGGLGKEWTTTTGEVMNENPEWVKVVGHRGSVDHENWVSSYNALRAAAGIRPPGYLIHESACWSDTLQRWFFLPRRASHERYSEKEDEHKGTNLLLSAAQDFGDISVRRVGELIPTHGFSSFKFIPNTDDQIIVALKSEEDTGIVATYIMAFTLDGRVLLPETKIGSVKYEGIEFI from the exons ATGCCCGTCCAGCCCTCTGACCACCTGGAATGGAATGAGCCTATGCACTCCCTCCGGATAACTGTGGGGGGACTTCCTGTGCTGGCGTCCATGACCAAGGCCGCAGACCCCCGCTTCCGTCCCCGCTGGAGGGTGATCCTGACATCCTTCGTGGGCGCAGCCCTCTTCTGGCTGCTGTACTCCCACCGCCCAGCCCCGGGCAGGACTCTTGCTCACAATGCACACAACTGGAGACTTGGCCAGACGCCTGCTGCACACTACAATGACACCTACCCCCTCTCGGCCCCCCAGAGGACGCCAGGTGGACTTCGGTACCGAATTGCAGTCATTGCTGACCTGGACACAGAGTCTAAGGCTCAGGAGGAAAACACCTGGTTCAGTTACCTGAAGAAGGGCTATCTGACCCTGTCAGACAGTGGGGACAAAGTGACCATTGAGTGGGACAAAGACCATGGGATCCTAGAGTCCCACCtggcagaaaagggaaggggcatggagcTCTCTGATCTGGTCGTCTTTAATGGGAAACTCTACTCTGTGGATGACCGCACGGGGGTCATCTACCAGATCGAAGGCACGAAGGCTGTGCCCTGGGTGATTCTGTCTGATGGCGATGGGACCGTGGAGAAAG gCTTCAAAGCGGAGTGGCTGGCTGTGAAGGACGAGCACCTGTACGTGGGTGGCCTGGGCAAGGAGTGGACCACCACCACCGGGGAGGTGATGAATGAGAACCCCGAGTGGGTGAAGGTGGTGGGCCACAGGGGCAGCGTGGACCACGAGAACTGGGTGTCCAGCTACAATGCCCTGAGGGCCGCCGCTGGGATCCGACCCCCAG GCTACCTCATTCACGAATCTGCCTGCTGGAGCGACACCCTGCAGCGCTGGTTCTTCCTGCCTCGCAGAGCCAGCCACGAGCGCTACAGTGAGAAGGAAGATGAGCACAAGGGCACCAACCTCCTCCTGAGCGCGGCCCAGGACTTCGGGGACATCTCCGTCCGCCGTGTTGGGGAGCTGATTCCCACACACGGCTTCTCATCCTTCAAGTTCATCCCCAACACTGACGACCAGATAATCGTGGCCCTCAAATCCGAAGAGGACACTGGCATCGTTGCCACCTACATCATGGCCTTCACACTTGATGGGCGCGTCCTCCTCCCAGAAACCAAGATAGGAAGTGTGAAGTATGAAGGAATAGAGTTCATATAG